In the Parasteatoda tepidariorum isolate YZ-2023 chromosome 3, CAS_Ptep_4.0, whole genome shotgun sequence genome, one interval contains:
- the LOC107438201 gene encoding serine-rich adhesin for platelets-like (The sequence of the model RefSeq protein was modified relative to this genomic sequence to represent the inferred CDS: added 57 bases not found in genome assembly), translated as MDQRNPSPPPSKKQKCEPTQVNTFKKLLNRKRSKSVMYVKKYAWEQENVVNKSSGIKVICFEDIGIYSPTADSSEELIQPLSAKDYSSESSVTSVSKVGTSKNSSVSFKDSSEDFNLYSNSESSVTSASKVGTSKNSSVSFKDSSEDFNLYSHSDLLLENLMDRLESQAANQKVSISSEDLMDSYNVLPTRDHVKTTFGSVLSSIESLRSLINECPLSKALSTIYKTSLPSRESLLSSVSDQTLISPTSNKTSNEDYNQKELLPISSKDLTDSKDSFSLKEDHGIYTRTESVESDFASLESLRSLENGCPLSLALSTNYNATPSRESLLSSAPDETLFFSASNRTSCEDNNQKGLLQISSEDPIDSDNTSSTNEDHGNYERRSIFELDFASVETLRSLINGCPLSKSLSTNNKVNSSLETLLCSVSDQILPSSYKTSDLRITTISNKTFYEDNNQGLFPLISEDQIDSKDAFSANEDRKWDTDTINSDFASVESFRSLANGCQPSKSLVTNNTAASSRKCLSSNMSVRKLIFPANNKISYEFNQEGISPHQVAFSYQNTHENTPEILFTLSLPSYNSNPREKYIFDTKLESDAMNKTISSISYDDGIEKFSKTEYDSQNKNQPNSHKFKNINVPRSLPNISHFSEEENAVFRGKLRSLKTISNATNSQDLLSNTFQNTKSFLSQSNDLFSNDAYATSPEDTKSKKVFQNEIKPTSHFNHALKTTEQISFQDNRFLFLKGRGTPSLEKPRPLDRMSMPSNTEPSGLPNLALRTKNKDNSNEIKGENTKKSTVSFKSTVSKSSWISRLNGMGEGDQQYVSKSQPHLDEDELDRFGNFVTNQLRKLPLNSIVTCENVIVELLINERMKVITELASTKVQHLTSCHDPWSENCDESLN; from the exons atgGATCAAAGAAATCCGTCACCTCCAccaagtaaaaaacaaaaatgtgaaCCTACACAAGTAAATACATTTAAGAAACTGCTCAACCGAAAACGAAGTAAATCGgtaatgtatgtaaaaaaatatgcatgggAACAGGAGAATGTGGTTAATAAATCATCGGGAATTAAAGTGATTTGTTTTGAAGATATTGGCATTTATTCACCTACGGCAGACAGTTCTGAAGAACTTATCCAACCATTATCGGCTAAAGATTATAGTTCGGAATCTTCTGTTACTTCAGTATCTAAAGTTGGAACATCCAAGAATTCATCTGTTTCATTTAAAGACAGCTCCGAggattttaatttgtattctaATTCAGAATCTTCTGTTACTTCTGCATCTAAAGTTGGAACATCCAAGAATTCATCTGTTTCATTTAAAGACAGCTCCGAggattttaatttgtattct cagaaaGTTTCAATATCCAGTGAAGATCTGATGGATTCTTATAACGTTTTACCGACCAGGGATCATGTGAAAACAACATTTGGTTCGGTTTTATCTTCAATTGAAAGTTTAAGAAGTCTCATAAATGAATGCCCGCTATCTAAAGCACTTTCAACAATTTACAAAACATCTTTACCTTCACGTGAATCTTTATTAAGTAGTGTTTCGGATCAAACGCTAATTTCTCCAACAAGCAATAAAACTTCTAATGAGGACTATAATCAAAAAGAACTTCTTCCAATATCCAGTAAGGATCTCACAGATTCTAAGGATTCTTTTTCGTTAAAAGAGGATCATGGAATCTATACGAGAACAGAGTCAGTTGAATCAGATTTTGCTTCGCTTGAAAGTTTAAGAAGTTTGGAAAATGGTTGTCCGCTATCTCTAGCACTGTCAACAAATTATAATGCAACACCATCTCGCGAATCTTTATTAAGTAGTGCTCCggatgaaacattatttttttctgcaagcAATAGAACTTCTTGTGAGGACAATAATCAAAAGGGGCTTTTACAAATTTCCAGTGAAGATCCGATAGATTCTGATAATACTTCCTCGACTAATGAGGATCATGGAAATTATGAAAGAAGAAGTATATTTGAATTAGATTTCGCTTCGGTTGAAACTTTAAGAAGTCTAATAAATGGTTGTCCGCTATCTAAATCACTgtcaacaaataataaagtaaattcttCCCTTGAAACTTTGTTGTGCAGTGTATCGGATCAAATATTACCCTCAAGCTATAAAACTTCTGATCTACGAATTACAACTATaagcaataaaactttttatgaggATAATAATCAAGGACTTTTTCCATTAATCAGTGAAGATCAGATAGATTCTAAAGATGCTTTCTCTGCAAATGAGGACCGCAAATGGGATACCGATACAATTAACTCGGATTTTGCTTCGGTTGAAAGTTTCAGAAGTCTTGCAAATGGTTGCCAGCCATCTAAATCTCTGGTAACAAATAATACTGCAGCTTCTTCTCGCAAATGTTTATCAAGCAATATGTCggttcgaaaattaattttcccagctaacaataaaatttcttatgaatTCAATCAAGAGGGAATTTCACCCCACCAAGTTGCATTTTCGTACCAGAATACGCATGAAAATACCCCTGAAATATTGTTTACTTTAAGCCTCCCTAGTTATAATAGCAATCCCcgagaaaagtatatttttgatacaaagTTAGAATCTGATGCTATGAATAAAACCATATCGTCGATATCCTATGACGAtggcattgaaaaattttcgaaaacgGAATACGATTCTCAGAACAAAAATCAACCCAATTCgcataaattcaaaaacatcAATGTACCACGTTCTTTGCCGAATATTAGTCATTTTTCAGAAGAAGAAAACGCAGTTTTTCGGGGGAAATTAAGATCTTTAAAAACAATCTCGAATGCAACGAATTCACAAGATCTGTTAAGTAACACTTTTCAAAACACGAAATCATTTTTGTCGCAGAGTAATGATCTTTTCTCAAACGATGCATATGCAACTTCACCGGAAGATACGAAATCTAAAAAAGTattccaaaatgaaattaaaccaACAAGTCACTTCAACCATGCTTTGAAAACTACAGAACAGATTTCTTTTCAGGATaatcgatttctttttttaaaaggtagagGCACACCATCTCTGGAAAAGCCGAGACCTTTAGACAGAATGTCAATGCCGAGTAACACTGAGCCATCAGGCCTCCCCAATCTTGCTTTACGAACCAAAAACAAAGACAACTCAAATGAAATCAAAGgggaaaatactaaaaaaagcaCGGTCAGCTTTAAAAGTACTGTTTCAAAATCTAGTTGGATTTCAAGATTAAACGGAATGGGAGAAGGGGATCAACAGTACGTTTCAAAATCGCAGCCTCACTTAGATGAAGATGAATTGGATCGCTTTGGTAACTTTGTTACCAATCAGCTGCGGAAGTTGCCTCTAAATAGCATCGTTACCTGCGAAAATGTAATCGTTGAACTTTTGATTAACGAGAGAATGAAAGTTATTACTGAGCTGGCAAGCACTAAAGTGCAGCATTTGACAAGTTGCCATGACCCTTGGTCTGAAAATTGTGATGAGAGCCTCAATTAG